In Aegilops tauschii subsp. strangulata cultivar AL8/78 chromosome 3, Aet v6.0, whole genome shotgun sequence, one genomic interval encodes:
- the LOC141042208 gene encoding uncharacterized protein: MRIFNAREKALDRINGQWNDSFQLLYTFKAEVEMASPGSVVEIDKHTVPFKIKGKSFQKECFRRAFVCFKACWQGFLDGCRPYLAVDATHLTGRWRGQLVAASAVDGHNWLFPVAFGVVEAESEESWVWFLQQLCNIIGTPPGLAIHTDACKGLESAVEIVFPGVEHRECMRHLAHNFKKKFKGKVYDENLWPASYTCSKRKHEHHLRVLYAQNPLVKEYMDAHHGKVWSRSKFNEICKVDYVTSNLAECFNSKFKSVKGLLLWKAFDKMRQMIMIKMALRKRIAETQYVGHQMLPSLIKALHLKARGLKMKCIRSGTYEGEVTYTDTKNRVWRYHVNLSTRECTCRQWQIRGKPCIHALHLMTVIGGADGEVDQYCSEYFSVAKFMAAYADNVPALLGKDQWNIVDPGFKLHAPVITRPPGRPRNQRIRVGEEGRLPKKRACKKCGVLGHIAMLCTNAVDASFGEEERWTTANAEENAAAMETEDAVENAAANEAVENAAANEASWYVFAPFVECSYPFVCICSLFCQWLIILFTSSREKRPRDEEAEDFETMALDGFEAIREQEEGVIFPIVPLKITEPIDDRQMVVKCSASGTTPSAPPRGKPQVKPKIKRNKSLKEKSISTRETRSKTVKPAANTRSKSKI; this comes from the coding sequence atgagaattttcaatgctagggaaaaggctcttgacagaattaatggtcaatggaatgacagttttcagctgctttacactttcaaagctgaagtggagatggcaagtccagggagtgttgtagagattgacaagcatacagttccattcaaaataaaaggaaagtcatttcagaaggagtgcttcagaagggcttttgtttgtttcaaggcttgctggcaggggtttctagatggttgcaggccctatttggctgtagatgctacacatttgactggaagatggagaggacagctagtagcagcttctgcagttgatggacacaactggCTATTCCCAGTTGCATTTGGTGTGGTGGAGGCAGAGTCTGAGGAAAGTTGGGTCTGGTTTCTGCAGCAGTTGTGCAACATTATAGGCACACCCCCAGGTTTAGCTATACACACAGATGCTTGCAAGGGTTTAGAGAGTGCAGTGGAAATTGTATTCCCTGGAGTGGAGCATAGGGAATGTATGCGACACCTAGCGCATAATTTCAAAAAGAAGTTCAAAGGTAAAGTTTATGATGAGAACTTATGGCCAGCATCATACACATGCAGCAAAAGGAAGCATGAACACCATTTGAGAGTGTTGTATGCTCAAAATCCTCTTGTGAAGGAGTACATGGATGCACATCATGGTAAGGTGTGGTCAAGAAGCAAATTCAACGAAATCTGCAAAGTAGATTATGTGACCAGTAACCTTGCAGAATGCTTCAATTCAAAGTTCAAGTCAGTGAAAGGGCTCTTGTTGTGGAAAGCATTTGACAAGATGAGGCAAATGATCATGATAAAGATGGCTCTTCGCAAAAGAATTGCAGAAACACAATATGTTGGTCATCAAATGCTCCCATCACTGATTAAGGCATTGCACTTGAAGGCAAGAGGACTGAAGATGAAATGTATTCGATCTGGTACATATGAGGGAGAGGTTACCTATACTGACACTAAAAATAGGGTATGGAGGTATCATGTGAACCTAAGTACTAGAGAATGTACTTGTAGGCAATGGCAGATCCGTGGGAAGCCATGCATACATGCCCTACATCTGATGACCGTTATCGGGGGTGCAGATGGTGAAGTTGATCAATATTGCTCTGAGTATTTCTCTGTTGCCAAATTTATGGCTGCTTATGCTGACAATGTGCCTGCACTATTGGGGAAAGATCAATGGAACATAGTAGATCCAGGGTTCAAACTCCACGCTCCTGTCATTACTAGACCACCAGGAAGACCAAGGAACCAGAGGATTAGAGTAGGTGAGGAGGGTCGTCTACCAAAGAAGCGTGCTTGCAAAAAATGTGGAGTTCTGGGGCATATTGCTATGCTTTGTACCAATGCAGTGGATGCATCATTTGGAGAGGAGGAAAGATGGACAACAGCCAATGCtgaggagaatgcagcagcaatggagactgaagatgcagtggagaatgcagcagcaaatgaagcagtggagaatgcagcagcaaatGAAGCATCTTGGTATGTGTTTGCACCCTTTGTAGAATGCAGCTACCCTTTTGTTTGCATTTGTTCTCTTTTTTGCCAGTGGCTTATAATTTTATTTACCAGCTCTAGGGAGAAAAGGCCAAGAGATGAAGAAGCAGAAGATTTTGAAACCATGGCCCTTGATGGTTTTGAAGCTATAAGAGAGCAAGAGGAGGGGGTAATTTTTCCAATTGTGCCTTTAAAGATTACTGAACCCATAGATGACCGTCAAATGGTCGTCAAGTGCTCGGCGAGTGGAACTACTCCATCAGCACCTCCACGGGGAAAACCCCAAGTAAAGCCCAAGATCAAAAGGAACAAGAGTCTGAAAGAAAAGAGCATCTCAACTAGGGAAACCAGGAGCAAGACGGTGAAGCCAGCTGCAAACACAAGGAGCAAGTCGAAAATTTGA